Proteins from a single region of Antechinus flavipes isolate AdamAnt ecotype Samford, QLD, Australia chromosome 2, AdamAnt_v2, whole genome shotgun sequence:
- the GDF10 gene encoding growth/differentiation factor 10, whose protein sequence is MAWRRAPAGLLLMPRLLLLLVPGRASGSHAPGVVGLPPAAYDFLFSGAPSSFSSASASSSSAAAGSERLGDLSAALGASARDMVAVHMLKLYEKYNREGSRPGDGNTVRSFKPKLEMINQKALYHFNLTSMQDSEMVLSATFHFYSDRRPRSRELICKRSKNSSCRLLHLQPLPRFHLIFRSVPQNTPLGLVKGNVTIFPHQRGVWQTKDISHIIKEAKQDGELLLLAEVDSGEKDQVFHGPGPNNMPYILVYANDLAISEPNSVAVTLQRYDPFPASDTDPSSSPNASTDSRVRRDIYVPGSIHDNELPEVEYSVHHPHHLHHTHHSQHYHKHDLWENAYKALKPKSSRKDRRKKGQDHNEMLTKSQMLNFDEKTMKKARRKQWNEPRICSRRYLKVDFADIGWNEWIISPKSFDAYYCSGACEFPMPKIVRPSNHATIQSIVKAVGIIPGIPEPCCVPDKMNSLSVLFLDENRNVVLKVYPNMSVETCACR, encoded by the exons ATGGCCTGGCGCCGCGCTCCGGCCGGGCTGCTGCTGATGCCGCGGCTGCTTCTGCTGCTAGTGCCGGGGAGAGCGAGCGGCAGCCACGCTCCCGGAGTGGTCGGATTGCCCCCGGCTGCCTACGACTTCTTGTTCAGTGGGGCTCCGTCCTCCTTCTCCTCCGCCTCGGCCTCCTCCAGCTCGGCGGCAGCGGGCAGTGAGCGCCTAGGGGACTTATCTGCAGCCCTGGGCGCCAGCGCTCGGGACATGGTAGCTGTCCACATGCTTAAGCTCTATGAGAAATACAACCGCGAGGGCAGCCGGCCGGGAGACGGCAACACCGTCCGCAGTTTCAAACCCAAGCTGG AAATGATTAATCAGAAAGCCTTGTATCATTTCAATTTGACATCGATGCAAGATTCAGAAATGGTTCTTTCAGCCACATTCCACTTCTACTCAGATCGGCGACCTCGTTCCCGAGAACTCATTTGCAAACGTTCCAAGAACTCTTCCTGCCGCCTTCTGCACCTACAACCACTGCCCCGTTTCCACCTGATATTCCGCAGTGTCCCACAGAATACACCTTTGGGGCTGGTCAAGGGTAACGTGACTATCTTCCCCCACCAACGGGGTGTTTGGCAAACCAAGGATATTTCTCACATTATTAAGGAAGCCAAACAGGATGGGGAACTTCTCCTCTTAGCTGAGGTCGATTCTGGGGAGAAGGACCAAGTCTTCCATGGCCCAGGACCAAACAACATGCCCTACATCCTTGTCTATGCTAATGATCTAGCGATCTCTGAGCCTAATAGCGTGGCAGTTACTCTCCAGAGATACGACCCCTTCCCAGCCAGTGACACTGACCCAAGCAGCTCCCCCAACGCCTCCACTGACTCTCGGGTGAGGAGGGACATTTATGTTCCTGGTTCCATCCATGACAATGAGCTTCCAGAGGTAGAATACAGTGTTCACCATCCCCATCACCTCCACCACACTCATCACTCTCAACACTATCATAAACATGACCTGTGGGAGAATGCCTATAAGGCCCTAAAACCCAAATCATCCCGGAAGGACCGAAGGAAAAAGGGACAAGATCACAATGAAATGCTCACAAAATCTCAGATGCTGAATTTTGAtgagaaaaccatgaaaaaggcCCGAAGAAAACAATGGAACGAGCCAAGAATTTGCTCACGGAGATACTTAAAAGTTGACTTTGCTGACATAGGGTGGAATGAATGGATCATATCACCCAAATCATTTGATGCCTATTACTGTTCTGGGGCTTGTGAGTTCCCAATGCCCAAG attGTGCGACCATCAAACCACGCCACAATCCAGAGCATTGTAAAAGCAGTAGGAATCATTCCAGGCATTCCAGAACCCTGCTGTGTTCCTGATAAAATGAACTCTCTCAGTGTACTCTTCTTAGATGAGAATAGAAACGTGGTACTAAAGGTGTATCCGAACATGTCAGTGGAGACTTGTGCCTGCCGATAA